One window of the Corticium candelabrum chromosome 7, ooCorCand1.1, whole genome shotgun sequence genome contains the following:
- the LOC134181701 gene encoding uncharacterized protein LOC134181701 gives MVSIIRQRHFFLCLNYWAALSPSQRNLRQQAISKLQSVVSFALLFCCVVLCIVCVLLCCVVLYVLCCMCCVIFVVLCIVVLCRCVVFRYVVYVVLCCVVLFVLCRLCRVVCVLLCCIVLSMLCSVGFSCCVYLVVCVVFRCVVCVVDMSSVMCRLCTVVLCCFVCVVFFWSSLYVFCTIALSVLCLA, from the exons ATGGTCTCTATAATCAGACAA AGGCACTTTTTCCTGTGTTTGAACtattgggctgctttgtcgccgagtcagagaAATCTAAGGCAGCAGGCAATCTCAAAACTTCAAAG TGTTGTGTCGTTTgcgttgt tgttctgttgtgttgtgct CTGTATTGTctgtgttctgttgtgttgtgttgtgttgtatgtgttgtgttgtatg TGTTGTGTTATCTTTGTTGTGCtatgtattgttgtgttgtgtcgt tgtgttgtgtttcgtTATGTTGtctatgttgtgttgtgttgtgttgtgttgtttgtgttgtgtcgTCTGTGCCGTGTCGTCTGTGTTCTgctgtgttgtattgttttgtcAATGTTGTGTTCTGTTGGGTTTTCT Tgttgtgtttatct tgttgtgtgtgttgtgttccGTTGTGTAGTCTGCGTTGT TGATATGTCGTCAGTGATGTGTCGTCTGtgtactgttgtgttgtgttgttttgtctgtgttgtgtttttttgG TCTT CGCTGTATGTGTTTTGCACTATTgcgttgtctgtgttgtgtt tggcgtag
- the LOC134182409 gene encoding uncharacterized protein LOC134182409, translating into MENAVHDVIGGELQAVSSCESTEDRQKGSDLQQSPKASQTSEDANCLSLSQWFAVLLLKLQLKYHVSNMVMILFMKIIVVLLAVVTHPLQHHFLTTMQKLLACSRISKHPKSAVTYVVCPECSHLYIFDDCKMVKPLDYCEQHCQQRICRKVCNEPLLYKKNLSFGNFKWVPFKTFCYCPSSELLKTFFKRQQFVDLLDAPLDDSGNVPPALRKGIWDVWHGNVWRQLKDNRGCQFFSDKFNIGLTLNVDWFCPFSRSPYKVGVMFMSVLNLPRKQRMKQKWTMLVGIIRVPGPSEPKLHINDFLRPLVDDLELLWNGIEVVLADGSIKAVKEALVCVSCDLPASRKVLQFLGHKADLGCSKCKFQVEREPGTHGASGKMSYYTNGETFLSIFFRSGAEVRQQTLAYRDASTKAQQDHLAKANGVRYSELLRLPYFDSVKMAAVDPMHCFFLGLVSHEISLIQGTSNDSFSMLSANQVILKERIKALN; encoded by the coding sequence ATGGAAAATGCAGTTCATGATGTTATCGGTGGAGAATTACAAGCAGTTTCTTCTTGTGAATCAACTGAAGATAGACAAAAAGGCAGTGATCTGCAGCAGTCTCCAAAGGCTTCTCAAACATCAGAAGATGCTAATTGCTTGTCTCTGAGTCAGTGGTTTGCTGTGCTGCTGCTAAAGCTTCAATTAAAGTACCATGTTAGCAATATGGTGATGATTCTTTTTATGAAAATTATTGTGGTCTTACTAGCAGTGGTAACTCATCCTCTGCAACACCATTTTCTTACAACAATGCAGAAACTGCTTGCATGTTCCCGGATTAGCAAACATCCTAAATCGGCTGTCACTTATGTTGTCTGTCCAGAGTGTTCACACTTGTATATCTTTGACGATTGCAAAATGGTAAAGCCACTAGATTATTGCGAGCAACACTGCCAGCAAAGAATTTGTAGAAAAGTATGCAATGAGCCGCTTCTTTACAAAAAGAATCTTAGCTTTGGCAATTTCAAATGGGTTCCTTTCAAGACATTTTGCTATTGCCCTTCTTCGGAGCTACTGAAAACTTTCTTTAAGAGACAGCAGTTTGTGGATTTGTTAGATGCTCCACTGGATGATTCGGGCAATGTGCCTCCTGCATTGCGTAAAGGAATATGGGATGTTTGGCATGGAAACGTATGGCGCCAGTTGAAGGACAATAGAGGCTGTCAATTTTTTAGTGACAAATTCAATATTGGGTTGACTCTCAATGTGGATTGGTTTTGTCCTTTTTCTCGTTCACCGTATAAAGTTGGTGTTATGTTCATGTCGGTTCTGAACCTACCACGTAAACAGCGGATGAAACAGAAGTGGACTATGCTTGTCGGCATTATACGTGTACCAGGTCCATCTGAACCAAAGCTACATATCAATGACTTTCTAAGACCTTTAGTTGATGACTTGGAGCTGTTGTGGAATGGTATAGAAGTTGTTCTAGCTGATGGTTCTATCAAAGCAGTGAAAGAagctcttgtgtgtgtgtcttgtgatTTACCAGCATCTCGAAAGGTTTTGCAGTTTTTGGGTCACAAAGCAGATCTTGGTTGTAGCAAGTGCAAATTTCAAGTTGAGAGAGAACCGGGAACACATGGAGCATCAGGCAAAATGAGCTACTACACCAATGGGGAGACTTTTTTGTCTATATTTTTTAGAAGTGGAGCAGAGGTTCGCCAGCAAACACTGGCATACAGAGACGCTTCAACTAAGGCTCAACAGGACCATCTTGCGAAAGCCAATGGAGTAAGATATTCGGAACTGTTAAGATTGCCATATTTTGACTCTGTAAAGATGGCAGCTGTCGATCCGATGCATTGCTTCTTTTTGGGATTGGTATCTCATGAAATATCGCTAATCCAGGGAACTAGTAATGATTCATTTTCTATGCTATCTGCAAATCAAGTCATATTGAAAGAACGAATAAAAGCTTTAAACTAG
- the LOC134182410 gene encoding uncharacterized protein LOC134182410: MTAGQWKHFIVTYARACFIKLVLPTVYTSLRLLAEVVELLIDDSSTQEIIDLIEVKIQRHYEAYCKAYGKWNVTVNYHMALHTADCMNDFGPANNFWLFAYECENAVVGNAPTNGISIEWPLFRRYHVQYQLESSFIDPVDLPQLSSIPSDLYALYESWTDIVTNLDFDRWLSSRLQLAASTRITNAERKEDLMRVQLMLDADEDDDSMDSWLVSLCHPARKNFTLADNVQALLVKHFQQVYGDKLVCVARKIDLFARCMLNGCVFCSEMNRTNRTNVVLVYWTILDDQDQFVTKPYIGNVLFFLSGTCLY, encoded by the coding sequence ATGACAGCAGGTCAATGGAAACATTTCATTGTTACATATGCCAGAGCATGCTTCATAAAACTTGTTCTACCTACTGTTTACACAAGTCTTCGACTGCTAGCAGAAGTAGTCGAGCTTTTAATAGATGATTCATCTACACAAGAAATCATTGATCTGATAGAAGTTAAAATACAACGTCATTATGAGGCCTATTGTAAGGCCTATGGGAAATGGAATGTCACTGTTAACTATCACATGGCATTACACACGGCAGATTGTATGAATGACTTTGGACCTGCAAACAatttttggttgtttgcttATGAATGTGAGAATGCTGTTGTTGGCAATGCTCCGACTAATGGAATATCAATTGAATGGCCGTTATTTAGAAGATATCATGTGCAATATCAGCTGGAGAGCTCTTTCATCGATCCTGTGGATCTGCCACAGCTATCTTCAATCCCTTCTGATCTGTATGCTCTTTATGAAAGTTGGACTGATATAGTGACAAACTTGGATTTTGACAGGTGGCTGTCTAGTAGATTACAATTAGCCGCATCTACTAGAATTACTAATGCTGAACGAAAAGAAGACCTTATGCGCGTGCAGCtaatgttagatgctgatgaagatgatgattcAATGGACTCTTGGCTAGTTAGTCTTTGTCACCCAGCTAGAAAAAATTTTACTTTGGCAGATAATGTACAGGCTTTACTTGTTAAACACTTTCAACAAGTTTATGGTGACAAGTTAGTCTGTGTTGCCAGGAAGATTGACTTGTTTGCACGATGTATGCTCAATGGATGTGTCTTTTGTTCAGAGATGAACAGAACAAATCGAACAAATGTCGTTCTAGTGTACTGGACAATCCTCGATGACCAAGATCAGTTTGTAACGAAGCCATACATtggcaatgttttgttttttttgtcAGGCACTTGTTTATATTAG